The Zingiber officinale cultivar Zhangliang chromosome 9A, Zo_v1.1, whole genome shotgun sequence genome window below encodes:
- the LOC122020044 gene encoding uncharacterized protein LOC122020044: MNNSRLRTTSPVVKVPVKRIKETNKEKKLEMQANKSMGTKKGFNRRQSKSEKKIALEQDVDKLKKKLRKEENVHRALERAFTRPLGVLPRLPPYLPSQTLELLAEVAVLEEEVVRLEEQVVNFWQGLYQEAIYISISKKIKANASDGSFDEQLKQCESLVSAKTPHSRRYSRRSSSLDFSENQQGKENRSPVKKVPKARQEMALSDASDEVSFDKSSGPNELSEDILKCLMNIFLRIVCSKSPDDMETSSSSSGSYENFVEMDARDPYGICARFGKRDIGPYKHFRSVEVSSNMPSTFRHRVKPLFRKLESVDISNLTHWQKLAFWINIYNSCMMNAFLEQGIPTSPDMIVALMPKAVINVGGHLLSAMTIEHFILRLPCHIKDAKVSMKGPKNESTIIRGVFVLEWPEPLVTFALSCGSWSSPAVRVYTAARVEKELATAKRDYLQAAVGISKPNKLAIPQLLHWYLPDFAKDLESLMDWICSQLPRPLRTEAVECLETSRVSASRQAIQILPYEFRFRYLLAQ, translated from the exons ATGAATAATAGCAGACTACGGACGACGTCGCCGGTCGTCAAAGTCCCTGTGAAGCGAATTAAA GAAACGAACAAGGAGAAGAAACTCGAGATGCAGGCGAACAAATCGATGGGCACGAAAAAAGGATTCAACAGACGCCAATCCAAAAGCGAAAAAAAGATCGCCTTGGAACAAGAT GTCGATAAGCTAAAGAAGAAGCTCAGAAAGGAAGAGAATGTTCACAGAGCTTTGGAGAGAGCTTTCACCAGACCTTTGGGTGTTCTTCCTCGACTCCCTCCGTATCTCCCTTCTCAA ACACTAGAGCTTCTGGCTGAAGTAGCTGTGTTGGAAGAAGAAGTGGTTCGACTTGAAGAACAGGTAGTTAATTTTTGGCAAGGGCTTTATCAGGAAGCCATCTACATTTCAATATCGAAGAAGATCAAAGCAAATGCGTCTGATGGAAGCTTCGATGAACAACTTAAACAATGTGAATCTTTAGTCTCAGCAAAAACTCCTCATTCGAGGCGATATTCGAGACGGAGTTCTTCTTTGGACTTCTCTGAGAATCAACAAGGGAAAGAGAATCGATCGCCGGTAAAGAAAGTCCCGAAAGCAAGG CAAGAAATGGCATTGTCTGATGCCTCAGATGAAGTGTCGTTCGACAAATCTAGCGGCCCGAACGAATTATCTGAGGATATCTTGAAATGTCTGATGAACATCTTCTTGCGAATTGTCTGTTCAAAGAGTCCAGATGACATGGAAACATCTTCCTCAAGTTCAGGTTCTTATGAGAATTTCGTAGAGATGGATGCTCGAGATCCTTATGGTATATGTGCTAGGTTTGGCAAGCGAGACATTGGTCCGTATAAGCATTTTCGATCGGTCGAAGTGAGCTCAAACATGCCATCAACTTTCAGGCACAGGGTAAA GCCTTTATTCAGAAAGCTCGAATCAGTTGACATATCAAACCTTACACACTGGCAGAAGCTGGCTTTCTGGATCAACATATATAATTCATGCATGATGAAT GCATTTCTGGAGCAAGGAATACCTACAAGCCCTGATATGATTGTCGCATTGATGCCAAAA GCAGTGATAAATGTGGGAGGTCATTTGCTTAGTGCAATGACAATCGAGCATTTCATATTGAGGTTGCCTTGTCACATAAAAGAT GCAAAGGTCTCGATGAAAGGTCCAAAAAATGAGAGCACAATCATACGAGGTGTCTTTGTATTGGAGTGGCCAGAACCTCTAGTTACATTTGCTCTGTCGTGCGGAAGTTGGTCCTCGCCTGCTGTGAGAGTGTACACGGCTGCACGAGTTGAAAAGGAATTAGCGACAGCGAAAAGGGATTATTTGCAAGCAGCAGTTGGCATATCCAAACCAAATAAGTTAGCAATTCCTCAGCTGCTTCACTGGTACCTGCCAGATTTCGCCAAGGATCTTGAGTCATTAATGGACTGGATATGTTCACAACTACCACGGCCGTTGAGGACTGAAGCAGTAGAATGCCTCGAGACGAGCCGAGTAAGTGCCAGTCGACAGGCGATACAGATTCTGCCTTATGAATTCAGATTCAGGTACCTTTTGGCCCAATAG